One genomic region from Lacerta agilis isolate rLacAgi1 chromosome 13, rLacAgi1.pri, whole genome shotgun sequence encodes:
- the LOC117056783 gene encoding protogenin-like yields the protein MAPRRNPLAAFLGLLALPGIWCFSELFFAKEPQDVTVARKEAVVLDCQARGEVPITITWLKNGMKVAENERIYTLSNGSLYISEVESKRGETLDEGHYQCLALNKYGAILSHKAHLTLANFLKA from the exons atggcGCCCCGACGGAACCCGCTCGCCGCCTTCCTCGGCCTCCTCGCCCTCCCAG GAATATGGTGCTTTAGTGAACTGTTTTTTGCGAAAGAGCCTCAGGACGTAACTGTTGCTAGGAAGGAGGCTGTGGTTCTGGACTGCCAGGCACGAGGCGAAGTCCCCATCACCATCACATGGCTCAAAAATGGGATGAAGGTGGCTGAAAATGAACGGATCTACACTTTGTCTAATGGTTCTTTGTACATCAGCGAAGTGGAGAGCAAACGTGGGGAAACGCTGGACGAAGGACACTACCAGTGCTTGGCTCTCAACAAATATGGTGCTATCCTCAGCCATAAGGCCCACCTTACATTAGCCA ATTTTCTGAAAGCCTAA